AATTTCATATAAAGCTCACATGTGCTCTTCATTTGCTGTACGGCTAAATGGAGAACAAAGGTTTTACACATTAAATACCTAATtcaatgaaaacagtgttttttgtgttacttttctaacaatggaggacatatagaaagacaattaagcttatTAAGTTGTAACTGAGTCTTAATAAGACTTATTAAGTACcgtaaataaaacaatttgactGTGTGGGGTTTGAGGGCAGGTCAAAGTTTAGACCTCATTGGGAATTACATAATGCCATGATGCCATTGGTCCTAATTTTGCCattggtttttaattttagctgtGATATTGTTTTGCAaaatcctacttttttttttagcttatttcatcttttttgtgtgtgtttaggaaATGTCAGGGGTCTTTAAAGCATTTGTTGTGTCAAACTTAAACAGCAGAAGGAAACAAAGCATGTGGTCATTTTAGTTTATCACTTACAATGTAAAAAGAAcaatacatttttggaaaaagctAAGAAATTTCTCCTGCAGTGTAGGACTTCACTCATAATTTCTTTTACTGATCATGCTAAATCTGGATCACAAAATTACCTTGTCTcttcttgtgtttttgacaGATGTGGACTGTTTGGTGGTGAATTTGAAATATGTGTCCTGTTCTTGGAAAAAGACTACAGATGGCAATTATACCTTTACCAGCTGGTTAGTAACTCTGAGTGTTAGTCTTTTTACTCttttcaaaaagcttttaagTCCCATTTtagtgctttatttattttttacttttaacatttgttttagttgtttATGCCGTCTGTTTTAATCAGATTAATCCTTTTTTTAGGTTCATTAGGAGTTCTTTCTCACATCTATATTTGTTCAACTGAAAAGATATATTATTTGGAACTTTTTTAACGTattctttttgattttgtgaaatctttcaaaatgcacatttagtAGATTCCAATTACACTAACTTCTcatgaaaacagattttttttaaggtcatAGGAACCACTGTAACTGTCATCAATGGTGATAACAATGACAGCAGAAgtataattttatttgtttcggTCAAGTCTgagttaaaactgttttctaaatTGAGTAAATTAATTTTGTATGAGttcctcttaaaaaaaagaagaatggtgGGATATTAAAACCCAAGTGACTTTTCCAGTATCcattaaaaatcaaattaatgatCAATTCGCCATCACTTGAGGATATTTATGTCACTTTACGTTTTTCTCTTCCACACTTACAGGATCATCCTGATCAGTTATTAGGGTGACACTCTCTGTTATATTTTGCATTTATAGGTTTAAAGGAGATACCGTGCTTGAATGTGCAGAGTACTTGCCAGGAAACAGCACACACACTGGCTGTAACCGACCATACAGGGAAACACAGAGATTTGATCCGTTCTATACTGTGTTAAAAAACGGCAATGATAGCTCTCAAGCTCTCAAGCAAGAACATCAACTTCAGACGAAAGGTGAGCACGTGCTGAAAATATGCCATGTGCGTTTCGGTAATACACTAATATGAGACAATACTGTGTTTCTGACGTTGAGTATGACTAAATATCTGTGTCATGAACAGTCAAGTTAAACCCACCAACCAATGTCACGGTCAAATATGGATCCGACCAAAACCTGTGGTTCTACTGGAACCAGACTTACAAAAACTGTATGGAGAGTGAGGTCcgccacagaaaaaaacaaatgaagtggGAGGTAggttcttttttgcttttgtttttaaatcaattttttcatgtttctgtcttgctgttgttttctttttccaatcaTCCTGTCATTTAAagccttcttttttcttcagcaCTCCAAGGTTTTCAGGGACCAGTCTTATTGTATCAACCTGCCGGCAAGCAACTCCAGATATGAGTTGCAGGTGAGGATCAAACTGGATAACGCATGTGGAGGCGGCCCTGACTACTGGAGTGAATGGAGTGAGCCCGCCATCTGGGGCTCTAACAACAGCACGGGTAGGACTCCTAAATGTACTGGAACAGTGTTCTCCACACAGCACACATGAAAAGgctctgtttgcttttgttaCAAGCCCTTTAACTAGTTTACTCATACGTGAGTTCAATGAATTGTCCAATGAAAAAATACTTATGATTGCCCTGCTGAGatcaaattagtttttttttacacgttttatgcaatttagtttctcttttttcaggTGCTACTCCCATtacatttattctgaaaaaaatgcaacacagCTGATATGATTTATATTTCAGCTGTGTCAGCTGTGTGATCATGAATTGTGACAAAAACCATCATTTAATGGCATATGTTATTCATACGAGTTGGCCACATTTATTACGTGTGGCTGAAATGCACATTGCTGCCCCGCATGAATTTTAGCCCTAACCATAATCCTAACCCTAACCACCCCCTAATTCTGTGCGAATTGTCACATCCTTTAAAAGTTGGTatttaaggatttaaaaaaaaacatttcaagcttaaaaaacacaaatgacaaaTCAATTGCATATTTCTTGATTGATCAGACATATTTCTCACTTTTTATGCCATTACTTTCTCATTTTTCAGGTGCTACTCTCATTGCATGAAAATGCAGTACAGctgatattatttatttttgcacaaaatacacatttttgaacataaaCTACCACAAAAAGTGCTAATTTGACCATTCGTTTACAACCTCTCTACTAAATAACTTCGAAAACATATCAAATAAGTGTTTTCTTAATTAATGTACACATTCTGTCAGAAAAGACTCACTGACCAAGtgtatttctttcatttattttctcagACTCAAATGTTATGGGTGGCTCAATGTCTGTGTGGTCAGTCATCTGGTCAGTGATGGGGGCTGTTGTTCTTATTCTACTGGTCATGATGTTGCTGCACCACGAAAGGTGAGGGCGAATATatttaatctctttttttaaaaatccattttgCATTGCTTTTGTGTTCTTTCCTTTGATCATTTTGATCATGTGTGCTAAAGTATCATATCTCCCTCTCACACACATGTAGTCTGACTTGCCAGAAATATTTTTACTGCTCAATAGCTAAAGTTTCCTGCCTTTATTTAGATTACAGTTAGCATTTTTATTCACATTGTTTTAGTCCAAACTGATGGGAAGAAGAGACACTGTAATTCAGTTTGGCAGCTGGGGAGTAAAAGTTATCTTTGAAGTGTTTGAAGAACATGTTTACCTTCATCATCTCAGGCTCAGAGTCATCCTCATCCCTGTGGTTCCTAAGCCGTCTCTGGTCACCCATGATATTGAGGTTAGTAACTCTTCTGAAATGTGGCAAAGGTCTCACATGAAATCTGTGCGTATAGCTTAGAAAATTGCTAAATGTATACAATCTgcaaacttaaagttttttttattacaatttttaaagCTTCAACCATAAATAACTAAAGAATTCCTTAACAAAGAAAGCACCAGAAAAGGGAAAATCCTGTTAGTCAATGAGCAAATGTGGCAAATGTGCAGATTATCTGATGTGATAACATTTGGCATTTGTGCTTCTTTCTGAAGGACTGGTTTCAGTTTTCCAAAAACCTTAAAGAGGGCTTTAAAGCGAACTACAATGAGCGGGCCTGCCCGGTGCGTGAGTACATCTATGTGTCCCAGTCTGACAGTGACAGCGTTGACAGCGTTGACAGCGTGAGCCTCTCAGTCAGTACCGATCAGACCGACTGCTCCGTCTTCATGGCTGTGGATGAACCAAAGGACTCATCAAACCCCCTGTCCTCCTCCACCATCTCATCTGAAGAGAAGCCATAGGTTTCTGTTCAAAATTTGAAAGCAATCAAGGTTGATTTTAGTAATCCCCTAAAAAGGCTGACATGGGTGTAAAAATACAGGTTTAATGCAATAATGAAAAGATTGCTGGATGATTTATGGGCAAAATAAAAGACCGGCAATTTCAAAAAGGAGACCAGTCATCATTTCACAGTTAATccagtttgttttaaatggcCGATGTTATTCACTTGTGTTGGCCACATGGCCGAAATGCACACTGCTGCAGTGCCCGCATGTATTTTAACCTTAACCATAACCCTAACCCCGCCCTAATTCCGTGCGAATAGTCACTTCCTTTAAAATTTCGTGTTCAaggatttaaaatatatatatatatatatatatatatatagtctttaaaaacacaaatgacaaatcaatggcatatttctttattgatcAGGCatattttttgattaaaaaaacgacaaaagaaaaacatctaatTGAAACTcaattttttactttacttgaaAAATAGCAAATAATCAGTGTCAGGTTTGtatttgtacttttattttgtaatttttctgttttataaatGTGTGGAAGTCTTACATTGCAATATATCCGCAGGTAAAACGTGACAGATTTTAATACCACCGTCCTAAAAGAGCAGTGTCTGATCCTCAAGCTTTTATGCAGTTCGGATGGAATAGTGGAGGGAAGTTAAGTCAAATGTgccaaataaaagcttttactCTCTATAGCTgcagttaaacataaaaaaagcaatgcCCTCTTTATTATTATGAATGCGCCCTAGataatgtttatctttttttacagtcgtcaatataaaaaaaaatctcttcttttggatgaaaaataactattttacatgtattaaatctgttttttcatgTAAGTATTTTTCTAGTAAAATATCTTTACAATTTATATGAATGTCATTATGTTTCTAATTCAGTCTTCTATGTAAACTATGAGTATCAATATTACAATATTTCGCTGACAATTTAGTTGAAATTGATATGCAAGTTACGCGGTTTTAACGAGAATGTGTCAACCAAACATGTTAAAGTTTATCATCATGTCAGCTTTAAGCAAACAGGGAATGAATGTAAGTAATCAATGGGCAAAAGTCGAATGTGTAATGTAGATTTACTTCATCTTGTATCATTGTTTGAGGTTTTTCATGTTGAAAATTTAACATAATTGCTCTGAAAAATACTTGTCttacctttattttaaaatgactaaGTTCATTACTAATCACACACGTAAACATACAGTATATGCcattaaaatgttgctttttatttgtatgattgcctttcattttggtttttaataaaaatgtttatcagCTACCtgtagagttttttttcccacgTTACCTAACTTCAAGTGTCTCTCcacttagcaaaaagtagtacagttgaagtttattttatcaagtatacttgagtataagtatagtGTAAGCATAGCAAGTCTATTGTACAGTAGACCATGTGTACGAGTAGAATAGGAtttatactaactgaatactccTGACTAAATTTGGAACATTTTAGGTTTACAGCATACAGATagtataaaaagtaaaattcaaCTATACCACCTCACTTTTAGCACTGACTAAGAATACTTTTAGTACATTTACATTTTGCTAGGAGTCTGTTGTCATTTTTGGAccaaatgatttaaaatgttaGGATTTTTATTATAGTACTTTGTTATCTCTTGGACAGGAGCCGGttgctcgtgctggtttgcggcgccttccatccgtggaaccagggttcgaatccgggctgctccctgttcccttctctacctctgtgccggtcccgagcccggttgctttgagaaggttgcatcaggaagggcatccggcgtaaaacattgccaagtttaccatgcgacttgttcgctgtggcaacccctgatgggaaaaagctgaaagtggAAGAAGTTATCTCTTGGACAAATCCTAAAATTGAATTGACTTTCATTATTTATTCCACTCCGAGGAAGTATCATGTTTTTTCCTCTGtacatgtttacatttacattaagTCCCCCCACTCCagtcctcttttgatctattgtaaaagggttcccaggggtcttttagttacgattttgccattttcaggcaaaaaaaataaaataaaaataacattgttattttttcaggACAGATTTTCTGTAGAGCGGTAGAACTAAAttttgaaatttgcctctgagttgttggcgggaCTTTTGGCACGGAGAAAAGCttccctgacttcccatcatccctttgtttacacgctgtcccactagtttacagcccgtCAAAACCTCAGCATAAAATTACCATGGCGAATAAAAAAGGCTAGCAATATCGCAGCCATCCAATTGTACATTTTGggccaaatgccagctcagacgaagaaaacaaagccgTAAATAGATCTAGTCGTCTATAAGTGAATGCATCGAAATCGGGCggagagagcttgtggcccaccaactGTAGCATGtacatcacagctacaggcttttttttgtctgctcttgattcacagcgatttgattaaagaaatactcagcaatGTAATTTTgaacttcattttctttacatgtgtcATTCATAACGagaaaaaacgccacaagaacatggaaAAAAGACTGAGGTATAGGCCAGGTATAGGCCATTGCAGTTACAGCAGCATCCGCTAGGGGGAGTGCAGAGCCCCGCATAACACGGAACTGAAGTCTTCGCAATTTCCTCACAGAAGAAGGGTAGGGCGCAGGGCGGCTGGCCCCCAACAAGAAGAGCGCTACTTGGCCGACCCTACCGATCTGCTTTAGTCATCAATTGAGGCCTTCAGATGAGATTTAAGACGTATGCGTGTTTTTAAGTTGGTTTTTACGCTAATACTTTACTGGCCATCTAAAAATTACAGCCCGACAAAATGACAGATCCTGTAGTAGCCGACACTCGCCGGTTGAATTCTAAGCCCCAGGATCTGACGGATGCTTACGGTCCCCCGAGCAATTTTCTGGAAATAGATGTCTACGATCCCCAGATCGTTGGAGTGGGAAGAAACCGTTACACTACTTATGAAGTTCGAATGAGGGTAGGTTTAAAACGTCTTACCCGAAAGGGGAATTAGCTAAGCGTGCTAAGCTAACTGATAATTACAATGTTTTTGCTGAGCTGTTAGCATGTCAAGGCGGAAGGCTAAAGTCGGCACAAGAACGGGACTGTGATGTGAACGGTAGCCGCCTAGAGTCGCTTCAGAGGCCGCAGAAGTAGGACTGGACACGCGGGGATTAAGGACGGCCTAGTTTTTGGTTTGCTAGCTGTGCTATTTTTGGCAGAAGTTTCATGAACGTCTGTGTTGGAcgaaaaaacgtgttttaaacATACTTATGCTCAACTAAATAcacttttacttgttttaaattCACCGCTGTGGATAACATACAAAATTGATAAATAAAGTCAGAGAAGACAGCACAAGTCGTCCAATAAAAACTGGCCATTTTTTATTCCAGCAACTTTTGATAACTATCCTTAATAGAAATAGTTGGCTATAGGCTATGTATTCTTTCTTTCAACAAATGGGTAACTGAAATaacttaaaccttttttaagGGCAATATTTCgtcctaatttcttttttttttcctttggtattttcctttttagtcGCACAAATGTCCTGTAGTTTATTGGCTATCCACATCAGTGCTAGTTGCTGATTTATTCCCCTTAAACTGTTCAGCTTGTAACAAGGAGATGCTTAAAATCGCCAACATGGCACATTCCTAAGACATTTTCAGGAAGCAGACACAGGATAGACATGGTCATTACAAAACCGCCATTCTCTAAAAAAGTGTTGTCAGCAACGTTTCTCAACTTTATTATCAACAAACTGTGGCTTGTAGAATTACACTGCAACAACTGTTGATTCAGTATTTCACGTttgggtctgctgggaacgtttAAGCATTTTCAAGATCATGTTGGATCAAAACTATTGACTGTAGAGAAATGCCAGCCTTGTTTGAataggaaataaaaatgttttacatttaggTTTTGTGAAATTTACAGCAAACAATTACGAGACATAACAGCTCAAAATGTCCCTCAGTCTGTTACTacaaagaaaaagttcattGTTGTCTGCTCAAACCAGAATCTGTGTCCCTAACACAATCAAATATGGCGGAGTGGTACCTCAGCTCTGAATAAGTTTGTCGAACAGCAACTTTTAATGCATTATTTGGAAGAAcataacatatatttttttagtttagccACTACTTTCCCCATTTTCCCTtccaaatgtaacaaaaataacTCCAGATTCTGTAACTATTATAAAAGTATTTGTAtagttttaaagtcccactctaatcgtcttttgatttaatttaaaagcgttcccagtgttttttttttaattatgattatgccatttttttaaagcaattcatttcattcattcattcatgaatgatgaaaaaaaaggatgaattttttaaagcaaaaatcaaaaagcctgtcattttctaggactttttttttttctgcagagtggcagtagtttaagaaatttgcctcagagttgtcTGTTGGTGCGGCGTGAGCCCGCTCCTTTCCCATCAGCCATCTGTTTACTGGtttcctgctggcttacagcccctcacaccccaaacctaacattatcagtgCACAAAAATTGCTgtagctgtccagccgtacagttttgagcctgatGCCAGTTCGGACGATGAAaataaagatggatggatatagttgtctgcaagtggacacATTGGAATCAAGCAgaacagggagtttgtggctgtCTGTAATAGCTTCTGTATCACAgcttcaagctttttccaactgtgttttttttttgtctgatcctTCTTCTGGACAATTTGAAtgtagaaatactcagaaatgcagttttatgcttttatttgtgtttacatatatatatatatatatttttattttttttccatcatgggaaaaatgccacaaggacaccaaaaactaaattttaatcGAAGTGGGTCTTTCATGAAACATTGTTTATAGCTGAGGTTGGCACCTATGACTAATTGCTTTTCCGCTATTTCTTAAAATTCTGTGAATTTCCAATCAACTGTTAGAATAATAAACACAGCAGCATCACAAATAAATGTACAGGATGGTATGTTTGGCCTTacatgtgttttgcaaatggTTACAAGTAAACTTTTGTCTGTTCTGACAGTAACTTTCACCATCACTTTAACTGGTAAGCCAGTGACTTTTAACCAGAGAAATcgtctcatttttcttttttctatgtaGACAAACCTTCCCATTTTCAAATTGAAGGATTCGTGTGTGAGGAGAAGATACAGCGACTTTGAATGGTTAAAGAATGAGCTGGAGAGAGACAGTAAGGTGAGTGGCCAACAATAACACGATTCAGGCTAATAATTGAAGGAGGCCGACCTAATCGAGTAATTACAGTGACTGAGTGGAcacacatctacaaaacattaaCTTGCCTAAAGTAATACTTGCATTGCGAGGTTTGAACGGTTCTTtgtttagagaataaaaacgTATCTGTGGCGTCCTTTGTCACGACAGCTTTCCATCTAAATGTGGAGAAATGTTAGTCGATAAAGTGTCTGTCGtatggatgcagctgctcttttttcttttttttttcttttgttcatatAAACTTGTCTTGCGTTTAGATTGTGGTACCACCCCTGCCGGGGAAAGCACTAAAAAGACAGTTGCCGTTCCGCGGCGATGAGGGCCTTTTTGAGGAGTCTTTCATCGAGGAGCGGCGAGTGGGCCTGGAGCAGTTCATCAACAGGTTgttcaataaaacaaactgaccACTGACTGTCCTTTAGCTGGCGATTTGATTTACAAATCAAGATCGATCAATTTATCAAACCATTATTCTCTCcatttaatatatataatgtttgtcttttattaaatgtatgaaacttaaaatattatttatataaaCACCATCATTTATACCTTTATTTACAACAGgagatcagaataaaaaaaatcataatggATAAAAtcgcaaacatttttaaagatgagAAATGGTTATTTATCAc
The DNA window shown above is from Oryzias latipes chromosome 14, ASM223467v1 and carries:
- the LOC101156347 gene encoding cytokine receptor common subunit gamma, producing MLALLLMLFSLNGCLLAKEAPDVDCLVVNLKYVSCSWKKTTDGNYTFTSWFKGDTVLECAEYLPGNSTHTGCNRPYRETQRFDPFYTVLKNGNDSSQALKQEHQLQTKVKLNPPTNVTVKYGSDQNLWFYWNQTYKNCMESEVRHRKKQMKWEHSKVFRDQSYCINLPASNSRYELQVRIKLDNACGGGPDYWSEWSEPAIWGSNNSTDSNVMGGSMSVWSVIWSVMGAVVLILLVMMLLHHERLRVILIPVVPKPSLVTHDIEDWFQFSKNLKEGFKANYNERACPVREYIYVSQSDSDSVDSVDSVSLSVSTDQTDCSVFMAVDEPKDSSNPLSSSTISSEEKP
- the snx12 gene encoding sorting nexin-12 isoform X1; protein product: MTDPVVADTRRLNSKPQDLTDAYGPPSNFLEIDVYDPQIVGVGRNRYTTYEVRMRTNLPIFKLKDSCVRRRYSDFEWLKNELERDSKIVVPPLPGKALKRQLPFRGDEGLFEESFIEERRVGLEQFINRIAGHPLAQNERCLHMFLQEEAIDRNYIPGKVRH
- the snx12 gene encoding sorting nexin-12 isoform X2, translating into MTDPVVADTRRLNSKPQDLTDAYGPPSNFLEIDVYDPQIVGVGRNRYTTYEVRMRTNLPIFKLKDSCVRRRYSDFEWLKNELERDSKIVVPPLPGKALKRQLPFRGDEGLFEESFIEERRVGLEQFINRIAGHPLAQNERCLHMFLQEEAIDRNYIPGKV